In one window of Solanum pennellii chromosome 2, SPENNV200 DNA:
- the LOC107009974 gene encoding sugar transporter ERD6-like 6 — translation MSFREDYASNSDENSIRKPLLLPTTKGKDVTRTSFRDDSVISEDGLRKPLLHTGSWYRMGSRQSSMMGSSAQILRGSVSIYLCVLIVALGSFLFGFTLGYTNPTQSDIMNDLELSISEFSIFGSLANIGAMVGAIASGQISEYIGRKGTLMIAALPSICGWFAISIARDTSFLYMGRLMGGFGVGIISYVVPVYISEISPQNMRGVLGSINNLCLTVGIMVAYLLGLFASWRMLAVIGMLPCMILIPGLFFIPESPRWLAKMGNFEDFETSLQVLRGFDTDISLEINEIKKSVGSSSKKATIHFSELKRRRYYYPLLIGIGLLSLQQLSGINGILMYSSNIFKSAGVSSSKAATFGLGAIQVIVTAIAASLVDKAGRRVLLIISSSLMTVSSFLVATAFYLKDFAPKSWHPALGILSLVGLVVLVMAFALGLGSIPWIIMSEILPVDIKSLGGSVATLANWLTSWVVTMTANLLLSWSEGGTFIIYTMVSASTVVFVRLWLPETKGKTLEEIQRFFR, via the exons ATGAGTTTCCGAGAGGATTATGCCAGCAATTCAGATGAGAACTCGATTCGAAAGCCATTATTACTCCCTACTACGAAAGGTAAAGACGTAACGAGGACGAGTTTTCGAGATGATTCTGTTATCTCTGAGGATGGTCTCCGGAAGCCATTGTTACATACTGGAAGCTGGTATAGAATGGGCTCTAGACAGTCCAGCATGATGGGATCATCAGCCCAAATTTTACGCGGATCCGTCTCCATTTATCTTTGTGTCCTCATTGTAGCATTGGGATCTTTTCTATTTGGATTCACT TTGGGATATACTAATCCTACGCAGTCCGATATCATGAATGATCTCGAACTTTCAATTTCAGAG TTTTCGATCTTTGGATCTTTAGCAAATATAGGTGCAATGGTTGGTGCAATTGCAAGTGGTCAGATATCTGAATACATTGGAAGAAAAGGG ACACTGATGATTGCAGCACTTCCTAGTATATGCGGATGGTTCGCCATTTCAATTGCAAGA GACACATCATTTTTATACATGGGAAGATTGATGGGAGGTTTTGGCGTTGGCATCATTTCGTATGTG GTTCCTGTATATATATCGGAGATTTCACCTCAAAACATGAGAGGAGTTCTTGGATCTATTAATAAT CTTTGTTTAACAGTTGGGATAATGGTCGCATATCTATTGGGACTCTTTGCGAGCTGGAGAATGCTTGCAGTTATAG GAATGTTGCCTTGCATGATTTTGATACCTGGTTTATTTTTTATACCAGAATCTCCTCGTTGGTTG GCTAAAATGGGGAATTTTGAGGATTTTGAAACTTCGTTGCAAGTTCTAAGGGGATTTGACACTGACATATCCTTGGAAATTAATGAGATCAAG AAATCTGTGGGATCATCGAGTAAAAAAGCTACTATTCATTTTTCTGAGCTTAAGAGAAGGCGATACTACTATCCTTTGCTG ATAGGTATTGGATTACTCAGTCTCCAGCAACTCAGCGGTATTAATGGTATCTTAATGTATTCCAGCAACATCTTCAAATCTGCTG GAGTTTCATCCAGTAAAGCTGCAACATTTGGACTCGGGGCTATTCAA GTTATTGTCACAGCTATAGCTGCATCACTGGTGGACAAGGCGGGTCGTAGAGTACTTCTAATT ATATCCTCGTCGTTAATGACAGTTAGCAGCTTCCTTGTTGCAACAGCATTCTACCTAAAG GATTTCGCGCCCAAAAGTTGGCATCCTGCATTAGGAATATTATCACTAGTTGGACTTGTG GTTTTAGTGATGGCATTTGCTCTGGGATTGGGGTCTATTCCGTGGATCATAATGTCTGAG ATATTGCCAGTGGACATTAAGAGTCTTGGTGGCAGTGTTGCTACATTGGCAAACTGGCTAACATCATGGGTTGTTACAATGACAGCTAACTTGCTTTTGAGTTGGAGTGAAGGAG GAACATTCATCATCTATACAATGGTATCAGCATCAACAGTTGTTTTTGTTAGGCTTTGGCTACCTGAAACCAAAGGGAAAACACTTGAAGAAATTCAACGTTTTTTCAGATGA
- the LOC107010429 gene encoding GATA transcription factor 18-like produces MNSCGNAYCHGGPCTCNLYYNHENNNTSAYSMLYHEYHQKDENHSENMYSFASSPSSSSSSVDCTLSLGTPSTRLSNDERRLHDSSHEQQRRSSSYMSKCWNLLQNKNNHTSSTHHHKSGRGSSNNINSSSNNADPLVARRCANCDTTSTPLWRNGPRGPKSLCNACGIRFKKEERRASAAAAANGIGTESSTQHAINGSWVHHSQGQKMPCYTSAYGNHEFRFIEDHDDRESDNAISFWPFLASQHC; encoded by the exons ATGAATAGTTGTGGTAACGCTTATTGTCATGGTGGTCCTTGCACTTGCAATTTGTATTACAATCATGAGAATAACAACACTTCTGCATACTCAATGTTGTATCATGAGTATCATCAAAAAGACGAAAACCATTCAGAAAACATGTATTCCTTTGcctcttctccttcttcttcttcgtcttcaGTTGATTGCACTCTCTCCTTAGGTACACCTTCCACTCGTCTCAGTAACGATGAAAGACGACTCCACGATTCGTCTCATGAACAACAGCGTCGCTCTTCTTCTTACATGTCAAAATGTTGGAATCTTCTACAGAACAAAAACAATCATACTTCATCAACTCATCATCACAAATCCGGTCGTGGTAGTAGCAACAACATTAACTCAAGCAGCAACAACGCTGACCCACTTGTTGCCCGGCGTTGTGCTAATTGCGACACTACTTCTACACCTTTATGGAGAAATGGTCCTAGAGGACCTAAG TCACTATGTAACGCGTGTGGGATACGATTCAAAAAAGAAGAGAGGAGAGCTAGTGCAGCAGCTGCGGCTAATGGAATTGGAACTGAGAGCAGTACACAACATGCGATAAATGGATCGTGGGTTCATCATTCACAAGGACAGAAAATGCCATGTTATACATCAGCATATGGAAATCATGAGTTTAGGTTTATTGAAGATCATGATGATCGTGAGTCTGATAATGCAATCTCATTTTGGCCATTTTTAGCATCTCAGCattgttaa
- the LOC107011720 gene encoding ATP-dependent DNA helicase DDM1-like: MVANADTGVNGHTDIVANVDTGFNGVKDVVTKADSPVSVLAEEDTCKEKLTVKLEDEVFLDAKNGDVSLLSESMKKEEENLIKARVKEEEVDDPKEAPNLNDLQFSKLDELLTQTQLYSEFLLEKMDNITVTGVKDEEEGSEDKKRGRGRKRKGETSYNNKKAKRAVAAMLSRSKEGGSVEDSTLTEEERADKEQAELVPLLTGGKLKSYQLKGVKWLISLWQNGLNGILADQMGLGKTIQTISFLAHLKGNGLDGPYLVIAPLSTLSNWMNEIERFVPSINAIIYHGNKKQRDEIRRKHMPRTIGPKFPIVLTSYEIAMVDAKKFLRHYTWKYLVVDEGHRLKNSKCKLFKELKLLPIENKLLLTGTPLQNNLAELWSLLNFILPDIFSSLEEFESWFDLSGRCGNEAQKEEMEEKRRTQVVAKLHAILRPFLLRRLKVDVEQMLPRKKEIILYATMTEHQKKFQDHLINRTLEGYLTENVSLGNHFRGKLTNLMIQLRKNCNHPDLLESAFDGSYHYPPIEQIVGQCGKFRLLERLLSELFARKHKVLIFSQWTRVLDIMDYYFSERGFDVCKIDGRVKLDERRRQIKEFNDVNSECRVFLLSTRAGGLGINLTAADTCILYDSDWNPQMDLQAMDRCHRIGQTKPVHVYRLATALSVEGRMLKRAFSKLKLEHVVIGKGQFKQERSTTDTMEEEDLLALLRDDDTEEDRLTQTDISDEDLLRILDRSDLVVGSASEDESKVNVVPLKGPGWDVVVPTASGGMLSTLNS; encoded by the exons GATACATGCAAAGAGAAGCTTACTGTCAAATTGGAGGATGAAGTATTTCTTGATGCAAAAAATGGGGATGTCTCTCTTTTATCTGAATCCatgaagaaagaagaggagAACTTGATAAAAGCACGTGTAAAGGAGGAAGAAGTAGATGATCCCAAAGAGGCCCCGAACTTGAATGACCTTCAATTTAGTAAGTTGGACGAGCTTCTTACACAAACCCAGCTTTACTCAGAGTTCCTGCTGGAGAAGATGGATAACATCACAGTG ACTGGAGTGAAAGATGAAGAGGAAGGCAGTGAAGACAAGAAGAGGGGCCGTGGCAGAAAAAGAAAGGGAGAGACAAGTTATAATAAT AAAAAGGCGAAGAGAGCTGTTGCTGCCATGCTTTCAAGATCTAAAGAAGGTGGTTCTGTTGAGGATTCAACCCTCACGGAGGAGGAGAGAGCTGACAAGGAGCAGGCTGAACTTGTGCCCTTGCTGACTGGTGGAAAGTTGAAGTCTTATCAACTGAAAGGTGTCAAGTGGTTGATTTCATTATGGCAAAATGGGTTGAACGGGATTCTAGCAGATCAAATGGGACTTGGAAAGACCATTCAAACTATTTCTTTTCTTGCACATTTGAAGGGAAATGGGTTAGATGGACCTTATTTGGTCATTGCTCCCCTGTCAACTCTTTCTAATTGGATGAATGAGATAGAAAG GTTTGTCCCATCCATTAATGCAATCATCTACCATGGAAACAAGAAACAAAGAGATGAGATAAGGAGGAAGCATATGCCAAGGACCATAGGTCCCAAATTTCCAATTGTACTTACCTCTTATGAGATTGCAATGGTTGATGCAAAGAAATTCTTGAGGCATTATACTTGGAAGTATCTCGTGGTAGATGAG GGGCACAGGTTGAAAAACTCAAAGTGCAAACTGTTCAAGGAACTCAAGCTGTTACCAATTGAAAACAAGCTTCTATTAACTGGAACACCTCTGCAGAACAACCTAGCTGAGTTGTGGTCattgttaaatttcattttaccaGATATATTTTCATCCCTAGAAGAATTTGAGTCATG GTTTGATCTATCTGGGAGATGTGGCAATGAAGCccaaaaggaagaaatggaagAGAAAAGGAGGACACAA GTTGTTGCGAAACTCCATGCAATTTTACGTCCTTTTCTTCTTCGGAGATTGAAAGTAGATGTTGAGCAAATGCTTCCccgaaagaaagaaataattttatatgctACCATGACTGAGCACCAGAAGAAGTTCCAGGACCATCTAATTAACCGGACGTTGGAGGGTTATTTGACCGAGAACGTGTCCCTCG GGAATCATTTTAgaggaaagctcactaacttgaTGATTCAGCTCCGCAAAAATTGCAATCATCCTGATCTCTTGGAGTCAGCATTTGATGGTTCTT ATCATTATCCACCTATAGAACAAATAGTTGGGCAATGTGGCAAGTTCCGTTTACTGGAAAGGCTTTTGTCAGAATTGTTTGCTCGCAAGCACAAA GTTCTGATATTCTCTCAGTGGACTAGAGTACTGGACATAATGGATTACTATTTTAGTGAAAGGGGCTTTGATGTTTGTAAAATTGATGGCCGTGTGAAATTGGATGAAAGGAGAAGACAG ATCAAGGAGTTCAATGATGTTAACAGTGAGTGCAGGGTATTTCTGCTGAGCACCAGGGCTGGTGGCCTTGGCATTAATCTTACTGCTGCAGACACCTGCATTTTATACGACAGTGACTGG AATCCACAAATGGATCTACAGGCTATGGATCGGTGTCATAGAATTGGCCAGACAAAACCTGTTCATGTTTACAGGCTTGCAACTGCTCTGTCTGTGGAG GGTCGAATGCTGAAAAGAGCTTTCAGTAAGTTGAAGCTTGAGCATGTGGTGATTGGAAAAGGACAGTTTAAGCAAGAAAGAAGTACTACAGATACTATGGAG GAAGAGGACTTGTTAGCACTGTTGAGAGATGATGATACCGAAGAGGACAGGTTGACGCAGACAGATATCAGCGATGAGGATCTACTGAGGATTTTAGACCGAAGTGACTTGGTTGTTGGTTCCGCAAGTGAAGATGAATCAAAGGTAAATGTGGTTCCACTTAAAGGACCCGGTTGGGATGTTGTTGTTCCAACCGCAAGCGGAGGCATGCTTTCTACTCTCAACAGCTGA